Proteins co-encoded in one Gossypium arboreum isolate Shixiya-1 chromosome 11, ASM2569848v2, whole genome shotgun sequence genomic window:
- the LOC108470839 gene encoding membrin-11: MAGMEGGGTLSEVYQSARKLLLRARDGIERLERFESSVSGTDSPELSFAVKKDISQIHSLCADMDRLWRSIPAKSQRDLWKRKVEQVAEEADSLKDSLDKYSMRNQRRMLEAKERAELLGRANGESAHVLRIFDEEAQAMQSVRNSSRMLQESFETGTAILSKYAEQRDRLKRAQRKALDVLNTVGLSNSVLRLIERRNRVDTWIKYVGMVLTVVIVYFFWKWTR; encoded by the exons ATGGCGGGGATGGAAGGAGGAGGGACATTATCGGAAGTGTATCAAAGCGCTAGAAAGCTACTTCTTCGAGCAAGGGATGGGATCGAACGCTTAGAGAGATTCGAGAGCTCCGTCTCCGGTACCGATTCTCCTGAACTCTCCTTCGCCGTGAAGAAAGATATCTCTCAGATCCACTCTCTATGCGCTGATATGGATCGCCTCTGGCGTTCTATCCCCGCCAAATCTCAACGCGATCTCTGGAAAAG AAAAGTTGAACAAGTGGCTGAAGAGGCTGACTCTTTGAAAGATAGTTTAGACAAGTATTCTATGAGGAATCAGAGACGGATGTTGGAAGCGAAAGAGAGAGCTGAGTTGCTTGGAAGAGCT aATGGGGAGTCAGCTCATGTCCTGAGAATTTTTGATGAGGAAGCACAAGCAATGCAATCAGTTCGAAATTCATCACGAATGTTGCAAGAATCTTTTGAAACTGGAACAGCAATCCTTTCCAAATATGCAGAACAAAGAGATCGCCTCAAG AGAGCACAACGAAAGGCCTTGGATGTACTTAACACGGTGGGGCTCTCCAACTCTGTCCTGAGGCTCATTGAGAGGAGGAACCGTGTTGATACATGGATCAAATACGTGGGGATGGTTTTGACAGTCGTCATTGTGTATTTTTTCTGGAAATGGACCCGGTGA